GTGGCGGTGTATTGCGCAACCAAGGCGGCGGTGATCAGCCTGACGCAATCGGCGGGGTTGAACCTGATCAAGCACGGGATCAACGTCAACGCCATCGCTCCCGGCGTGGTTGACGGTGAACATTGGGATGGGGTGGATGCGTTGTTCGCCCGGCATGAAGGGCTGGCGCCGGGGGAGAAGAAGAAACGGGTAGGCGCTGAGGTGCCGTTTGGGCGGATGGGGACGGCTGAAGACCTCACCGGCATGGCGATCTTCCTTGCTTCGAAAGAGGCTGATTATGTAGTGGCCCAGACGTACAACGTCGATGGCGGCAATTGGATGAACTAGCCCCCTCCCACAGCTGATCTGCATGAGCCTGACTATTCAGCAAAGCTGCGATCGAAGAAATAGACCTCACCGGGCTTCAGGCTTTCCAGCGTCGCCTGGGGCCTGCCGCCTTCACCCGGCTTTTTGCGCCCCGTCTCACGCAAATACCCCGCCTCGGTCAGCTTCAGCAACCGCTGGCGAATACTGGTCTTCAACACGGGCCGTGTAAGCACCAGGGAAAAAATCGCAGTCGCTTGCGGCGCACTGAATTCCTTGCCCAGAAACATCAGCGGCAAGCTGCTGTACAGCGACTTGGACAGCAGGCGTTCCTGCACGGCCGCCACGATCTGGTTGTGATCGAACGGCAGCTTGATACTGCCGTCCGCCACCGCATTCAGCGAAAACCAGGCCTGATGTTCAGCCAGGGTTACCTCATCCGCCACAATCGCCAGGTAATAAGTGGACGACGACCAGCATCGCGGGTCGCGAAACGCGTCGCCTACCGTGCCAACCTGCTCGCTCCAGGCCAGCTCCAGGCCGACTTTGTCACTGGCGCGCAACCGTTCCACGGCATCCTTGAGGCTCAGATCTTGCACGCCGCCATTGACCACCACACCCGGCAGCGCCCAATGCCCGGCGAAGGGCTCGGCGTCGCGTTTGTTCAGCAGCAGTTTGAGTTCGCCCGAGGTGCGGCAGTAAAACAGTACGCACAGGTCGACGGTGTGGAGATAGGCGCTAAGTGGCATGTGAAGTCCTTCCGAACGGCGGTGGGGCACAGTCTAGCGGATCGAACAGCGATGTCATGTACTTGCTCCAGCACAGGTAAATAAATGTTTCTTGCAATGAAAGTACATGACGTGTGCTTTTGTTTCCAGGCCATAGGAGAATCATCATGACCCTTGCGAAAACCGCCCTTGCTTCATTCGATGTTGATGCCCAAAAGAGCTTCACGCCGCTGTGCCCCAACGAGTTGCCTGTGGCCGGTGGCGACCAGATCGGCGCTGAACTCAATTACATGGCCAGCCTCGCCGGGCATCGCGTTGGTAGCAAAGACGCGCACACCCCGTATGCGCCCTGGGTGGTCACCCACCCGAGCGAGATGATGAAACCCACCGGCCTTGTGCATGCCGACCTCACCTGGGTCAGCCACTGCGTACCGGGTACCGACGGCTTTACCCTGCTCGATGAACTGCCCACGCCGTATGACTACGATTACTTCATCTGGAAAGGCGTCGAACCCGACCTTCACCCGTACGGCGCGTGCTACCACGACCTGCACGACAAACTGTCCACCGGCGTGATCGAGTACCTCAAGGCCCAAGGCGTGGTCCGCGTGCTTGTCGGTGGCCTGGCCCTGGACTATTGCGTCAAGACCACCGCCTTGCAGTTGCTCAAGGCCGGCCTGGAGGTCGTCCTGCACCTGCCGGCCTGCCGAGGTATCAGCGAGGAGGGCGGCGTACAGGCTGTCAATGAGTTGCTCAAGGCCGGTGCTGTGATCAGCAGCACCCGCGAAGAACTGGCCGCGATGGCCACGCGTTAAGGAGAACCACCATGGAAAGTGCCTACGACTACGAAACCCCGGTGATCCAGGGCTTGCTCGACACCGATTACTACACCTTCACCATGATGCAGGCCGTGCTGCACCAGCACCCCAATGTGGATGTGGAATACAACTTCATCGTGCGCTCCAAGGAAAACCTCGGTCACTTGATCCCGCCGTTACGCGACGAGCTGGAAAAGCTCGCCGGCCTGCAGATGCGTGAAGGCGAGCTGCGCTTTTTGTTCAACCCGCGCTTTCGCGAATACCTCACCCCGGACTACGAGCGCTTCCTTGGCCTGTTCCGCTTCAATCTGCGCTACATCCACGTCAGCGAGGTCGACGGCCAACTGAACATCCGTGTCATCGGGCCGATGCTGCACTGCATCATGTTCGAGCAGCCGGTGCTGGCACTGGTGAGCGAATTGCGCAACCGTGATAAATACCCCGACGTGACCCTGGAAGCTGTCACCCGCAAGCTCTATCAGAAATTCGACTGGCTGGAAAAAAACCTCAGTCGCGAGGAGCTCGCCGACCTGCGTGTCTCGGACTTCTCCACGCGCCGTCGCCTGTCGTTCAAGGCCCAGCGCGAGGTCGTGGACATCATGCGTCGCGACTTCCCCGGCCAGTTCGTCGGTACCAGCAACGCGCACCTGGCTTACGCGTTCGATTTGCCGCTGATCGGCACCATGGCGCACCAGTGGATGATGGTGCACCAGCAATTGGGCCGCCTGCGCGAAAGCCAGAACGCCGGCCTGGAAAACTGGGTGCGTGAATACCGTGGCCGCCTGGGCGTTGCGTTGACCGACACCATCAGCACCGATTTTTTCCTCAAGGACTTCGACCTGTACTTCGCCAAGCTCTATGACGGCCTGCGCCAGGACTCCGGCGACCCCATCGCCTGGGCTGACAAGGTGTTGGCCAAATACAAGGAACTCGGTATCGACCCCATGACCAA
This region of Pseudomonas asgharzadehiana genomic DNA includes:
- the pncB gene encoding nicotinate phosphoribosyltransferase, whose product is MESAYDYETPVIQGLLDTDYYTFTMMQAVLHQHPNVDVEYNFIVRSKENLGHLIPPLRDELEKLAGLQMREGELRFLFNPRFREYLTPDYERFLGLFRFNLRYIHVSEVDGQLNIRVIGPMLHCIMFEQPVLALVSELRNRDKYPDVTLEAVTRKLYQKFDWLEKNLSREELADLRVSDFSTRRRLSFKAQREVVDIMRRDFPGQFVGTSNAHLAYAFDLPLIGTMAHQWMMVHQQLGRLRESQNAGLENWVREYRGRLGVALTDTISTDFFLKDFDLYFAKLYDGLRQDSGDPIAWADKVLAKYKELGIDPMTKDLMFSDGLNFEKCLPILRHVRGKAKFGFGMGTSLACDVEGVEPLSIVMKLVRVHGEPVVKFSDDPIKNVCEDASFLQYAAKVFNVGNVEV
- a CDS encoding nicotinamidase, with product MTLAKTALASFDVDAQKSFTPLCPNELPVAGGDQIGAELNYMASLAGHRVGSKDAHTPYAPWVVTHPSEMMKPTGLVHADLTWVSHCVPGTDGFTLLDELPTPYDYDYFIWKGVEPDLHPYGACYHDLHDKLSTGVIEYLKAQGVVRVLVGGLALDYCVKTTALQLLKAGLEVVLHLPACRGISEEGGVQAVNELLKAGAVISSTREELAAMATR
- a CDS encoding NUDIX hydrolase translates to MPLSAYLHTVDLCVLFYCRTSGELKLLLNKRDAEPFAGHWALPGVVVNGGVQDLSLKDAVERLRASDKVGLELAWSEQVGTVGDAFRDPRCWSSSTYYLAIVADEVTLAEHQAWFSLNAVADGSIKLPFDHNQIVAAVQERLLSKSLYSSLPLMFLGKEFSAPQATAIFSLVLTRPVLKTSIRQRLLKLTEAGYLRETGRKKPGEGGRPQATLESLKPGEVYFFDRSFAE